The window GGATTCGGCGACAGAGGTCTGATAGACCGCAGAGAGCATGATCTCGCGCTGAAGTTTCTTGATGGAGCGGCCGTTTGCGACAAATTCATGGGCTAGGAATTCGAGGAGCTCGGGGTCAGTTGGCTCTTCGCCGACGTAGCCGAAGTTATCAGGAGTGTTTACGATGCCGGAGCCGAAGTGCCATTTCCAGATACGGTTAACGATAACCCGCATAGCAAGCGGGCTGGAGGCTATGTCATTAGCCAGTTCGAGACGTCCGCTTCCATTTGAGTAGGGCTTGGTGTCCCTGGCGGCGAGGACGGTGAGGAAGCGGCGTGGGACAGTGTCCCCAAGGGAGTGGGGATTGCCGCGCACGTTGAGCTTTACGTCCTGAATCAGCGGCTTGTCGGCCATGCCATGAACGTAGGGATAGTTTTCGGGGCCAACCTTCTTTTTGAGATCTGCGATCTCTTTTTGCTGGGCTTCGATGTAGGCCTGCCGGATGGGCCCGAGGCGGCTGGCCAGATCCCAACCTGTGAAAACGAGGATGCCGGGAACGAATTTGGTTTCCTGGTCGCCGGAGCGAGTGACGAAGAGGTCGCTGTAGAGTTTGGCCTCGTCGATGGGAATGGTCTTAAGTTCGAGGGCACAACCAGGGCAGAACTGATCATCGGTTTCGAATTCGCTAGGCTTGGCGTCGTGAACACGATGTCGGGGAACGTCGTTCTTGTCGCGGACGATCTCGTTCTGCTCTTCAACTTCGCGATCGTGCTGCCGAACGCGGAGGACGAGGCGCTGGAAGCTCTCGGCGAGGGCTTTGGCTTCGTCTTCGGTGCCGCCGTCGGCGGCGAGCATTGCCTGCCAGTCCTTGAGATAGTCGTATTGAACCTGCTTGCCCGGGGTGAGGTAATCGACCCAGCGGCGCAGAACTTCGGAATCGAGCTTGGCCTTGGAAGCGGCTTCTTCGACCGTGGCCTTGGGCTTGCCGAGGACGTTCCACGCGGCAACCATATAGCTCGCGGATTGATTGGCGAGAGCATCGGCGAACTGGCGGGTTTCGGTGCGGGTGTACTCCTGGTAATCGATCTGAAGCTTTTCGAGTTTAGCCAGGTTACTTTCGTAGGCAGCGGCCTGTGACTCTGAGACGGTCGAGTATTCCTTATAGGTGGAGTTAGCGAAGATGCCGATCATCGCGTAGTAGTCTTTCTGCGTAATCGGGTCGTATTTATGGTTGTGGCAGCGGGCGCAGGCGACAGTCAAGCCCAGGGTGCCGCGAGTAACAGCATCGACGCGTTCGTTGCGCTCATCAGCGCGGCCCTGGATTGGCTCGGCCTGGTCCCAGACCCAGGGCCCGGCGCCTAGAAAGCTTGTCGCGGTGAGGTAGTCTTCCTGATCCTGTTTGGTCTTTGCAGGGATCTTGTCGCCGGCGATCTGGAGTCGGAGAAACTCGTCGAAAGGCATGTCCTGATTGAAGGACTTGATGACCCAGTCGCGATAGCGATAGGCGCCGTTGAAGGGCATGTAGCCGCGTCCCTTGGGATCGAGTCCTCGTACGTCGTCTTCAGCGTAGCGGGCGACGTCGAGCCAGTGGCGTCCCCAGCGCTCGCCGTATTTGGGCGAGGCCAAGAGGCGGTCGACGAGGTTCTCCCAGGCCTTGGGAGACTTGTCATTTTCAAAGGCTTCGACTTCTTCGGGGGTCGGCGGCAAGCCGGTGAGGTCGTAGGTTGCGCGGCGAATGAGCGTGCGCCGATCTGCCTGCGCGGAGGGCTTGATGCCAGCGTCGAGCATCTTGGCGAGAACGAACTTGTCAATCGGGGTCCTGGCCCATTTGGCGTTTTTGGACTCGGGAACGGGAACGGGTTTGAGCGGCTGGAAGGACCAGAAGGCGCGCTGCTTGTCAGTGATGATGCCGGTTTTGACAGAGGCGGAGAAGACGGTGCCAGGCGCGCTCTTGGGCCAGACTGCACCGTGCTTGACCCATTCGGTGAGGTCGGCGACTTCCTGCGGGGTGAGCTTGCCGCCTTTGGGCATTTTGAGGGCCGTGGTCTGGTGGACGGCGGTGATGATGAGGCTCTTGTCGGGGTCGCCTGGAACGATAGCCGGGCCGCGGCCGCCACCCTTGAGAAGAGCTTCGCGGGAGTCGAGCTTGAGACCGCCGGAAGTGGCGTCGCCGTGGCAGCTCAAGCAGTTATTCGCGAGGATGGGCCGGATGTTGTTTTCGAAAAAGTCTGCGTCGGACAAAGCGCCCTGCGGGTGGGGCGCAGAGATGGTTACAGAGGTGTTGACAACTGCGGGCTGGGACTGTGCGACCGGCGCGACAACCGGTGT is drawn from Acidicapsa acidisoli and contains these coding sequences:
- a CDS encoding PSD1 and planctomycete cytochrome C domain-containing protein encodes the protein MRLAINSGRTPILFATTAVLITASVTVSVTDPVRAQQAASPAPGTPEFFTQRVEPILDDNCYSCHQESQSGGLRLDSYGAILKGGGRGPAIIPGDPETSILINAIRRTGKLKMPPKHSLEQSEINTLVEWVKAGAKGTSASTDTVAKADSAPMTPVVAPVAQSQPAVVNTSVTISAPHPQGALSDADFFENNIRPILANNCLSCHGDATSGGLKLDSREALLKGGGRGPAIVPGDPDKSLIITAVHQTTALKMPKGGKLTPQEVADLTEWVKHGAVWPKSAPGTVFSASVKTGIITDKQRAFWSFQPLKPVPVPESKNAKWARTPIDKFVLAKMLDAGIKPSAQADRRTLIRRATYDLTGLPPTPEEVEAFENDKSPKAWENLVDRLLASPKYGERWGRHWLDVARYAEDDVRGLDPKGRGYMPFNGAYRYRDWVIKSFNQDMPFDEFLRLQIAGDKIPAKTKQDQEDYLTATSFLGAGPWVWDQAEPIQGRADERNERVDAVTRGTLGLTVACARCHNHKYDPITQKDYYAMIGIFANSTYKEYSTVSESQAAAYESNLAKLEKLQIDYQEYTRTETRQFADALANQSASYMVAAWNVLGKPKATVEEAASKAKLDSEVLRRWVDYLTPGKQVQYDYLKDWQAMLAADGGTEDEAKALAESFQRLVLRVRQHDREVEEQNEIVRDKNDVPRHRVHDAKPSEFETDDQFCPGCALELKTIPIDEAKLYSDLFVTRSGDQETKFVPGILVFTGWDLASRLGPIRQAYIEAQQKEIADLKKKVGPENYPYVHGMADKPLIQDVKLNVRGNPHSLGDTVPRRFLTVLAARDTKPYSNGSGRLELANDIASSPLAMRVIVNRIWKWHFGSGIVNTPDNFGYVGEEPTDPELLEFLAHEFVANGRSIKKLQREIMLSAVYQTSVAESAEAHEKDGANRLYSHFNRQRLDAEEIRDTMLFVSGDLDTKKTSGPSSDFSEDNSEPTVFCKVSRYRLNNYLQIFDFPNPNFTSEQRFSSNVPLQQLYFMNNLFVYKQAGILAERVHSEATDKDRIVKLYQFVFQRKPSDEELELGLKFLSTTPERAGYAVAGEPITAWRQYARIMLSSNEFQFLD